A region of Zeugodacus cucurbitae isolate PBARC_wt_2022May chromosome 5, idZeuCucr1.2, whole genome shotgun sequence DNA encodes the following proteins:
- the LOC105214654 gene encoding acylphosphatase-2-like, with protein sequence MSKEELFAFDFDLKGQFPKEAINKFLETQVNVLGLRGWAKEVKPGHIKGHIEGVLPKLDKFKKVMEAAETFAVQLSETVFTEMKKIEKYTSEAFEVKK encoded by the coding sequence ATGTCTAAAGAAGAATTATTTGCATTCGATTTCGATCTTAAAGGTCAATTTCCAAAAGAGGCCATTAACAAATTTCTGGAAACCCAAGTAAATGTTCTTGGTCTACGCGGATGGGCGAAAGAAGTCAAACCGGGACACATAAAAGGACACATTGAGGGCGTCTTACCAAAGCTGGACAAATTTAAGAAGGTCATGGAAGCAGCAGAGACCTTTGCGGTACAACTTTCAGAGACAGTATTCACCGAGATGAAGAAGATTGAAAAATACACATCCGAAGCTTTTGAAGTAAAGAAATAG
- the LOC105214655 gene encoding acylphosphatase-2, whose translation MSIELPKLRVRKTELYACEFEISARVPRELFNQYLEKEINQLGIRGWAQEVEDGCIKGRLEGEINKLDQLKVILRSSPQFGAKIIGTVFGELRRINKYTAVKFEVIC comes from the coding sequence ATGTCCATCGAATTACCCAAACTACGTGTTAGGAAAACCGAGCTCTACGCATGCGAATTCGAAATTAGCGCCAGAGTGCCACGCGAGCTCTTCAACCAATATCTGGAAAAGGAAATCAATCAGCTCGGTATCCGAGGTTGGGCTCAAGAGGTCGAAGATGGATGTATCAAAGGTCGACTTGAGGGAGAGATCAACAAATTGGATCAACTCAAAGTTATTTTGAGAAGTTCTCCGCAATTTGGTGCAAAAATTATCGGTACGGTTTTCGGTGAATTGAGAAGGATCAACAAATACACGGCTGTAAAATTCGAGGTCATCTGCTGA